The following proteins are encoded in a genomic region of Pelodictyon phaeoclathratiforme BU-1:
- the rpoN gene encoding RNA polymerase factor sigma-54 has translation MADIRLQQRQSLQLSAQQILSSQLLQLPMLNLEQRIYEELQENPLLEVVEESKESVGEVVAGSDGSNGDDMFDAVERFSKSALKERSDAPFSVEDSEGRLNFTYEGGSKERFFQAVQHDSFHDTLLRQLTLHEEVGEREARIAAEILGNLDGDGYFGEDYGVIVDSLHFDGLDISQREVEEVVRKIHFLDPPGIAVKDLRERFLVQLQAGSERYPSKTYEVATRILRDHFDDFLHRRFELLLKKLAETKEGVEAAVSAIIRLDPHPGIFQDEGGYITPDFLVSYENGALIAVLNDRSALSVKVTDRYQELLKNRKAPKEEKQFIRKNILRANEFTSAIETRRQTLLKVIEALMKRQYGFFVFGPERVVPLGMKTIAADTDLDISTISRAVNGKYVQTRFGVFELKYFFSTGLSTGEGEDLSSKVIRQQIADMISGEDSANPLSDESITEMLMKCGIHIARRTVAKYREQMQIPVARLRKKIF, from the coding sequence ATGGCTGATATCCGGCTTCAACAAAGACAATCATTACAGCTCTCTGCACAGCAGATTTTAAGCAGTCAGCTCCTTCAGCTTCCGATGCTCAACCTTGAACAGCGTATTTATGAGGAGTTACAGGAAAATCCGTTACTTGAAGTAGTTGAAGAAAGTAAGGAGAGTGTCGGTGAAGTCGTTGCAGGCAGTGACGGGTCGAATGGTGACGATATGTTCGATGCGGTTGAACGCTTCAGTAAAAGTGCACTCAAGGAGCGCTCCGATGCGCCATTTTCTGTCGAAGATTCTGAAGGAAGGCTCAACTTCACCTATGAAGGCGGCTCAAAGGAGAGGTTCTTTCAGGCCGTTCAGCATGACAGTTTCCATGATACCCTGCTCCGGCAGTTAACATTACATGAAGAGGTCGGGGAGCGGGAGGCAAGGATTGCGGCCGAGATTCTTGGTAATCTTGACGGCGACGGTTATTTTGGCGAGGACTATGGAGTGATTGTTGACAGTCTGCACTTTGATGGCCTTGATATCAGCCAGAGGGAAGTCGAGGAAGTTGTGCGCAAAATTCATTTTCTTGATCCTCCTGGTATTGCCGTCAAAGATTTGCGTGAGCGGTTTCTTGTTCAACTGCAGGCCGGTTCGGAGCGTTATCCATCAAAGACGTATGAGGTTGCGACACGGATTCTTCGTGATCATTTTGATGATTTTCTGCACAGGCGCTTTGAACTGTTGCTGAAAAAACTTGCTGAGACAAAAGAGGGCGTTGAAGCGGCTGTTTCGGCCATCATCCGGCTTGATCCTCATCCCGGCATTTTTCAGGATGAGGGTGGATATATTACGCCGGACTTTCTTGTGAGCTATGAGAATGGTGCATTGATTGCAGTGCTCAATGACAGAAGCGCACTTTCTGTCAAGGTTACCGACCGTTATCAGGAACTTCTGAAAAACAGGAAAGCTCCAAAAGAAGAAAAGCAGTTTATACGGAAAAATATTCTGCGGGCCAATGAGTTTACAAGCGCCATTGAGACCAGGCGCCAGACGCTGCTGAAGGTGATTGAAGCGTTGATGAAACGGCAATATGGCTTTTTTGTTTTTGGCCCCGAACGTGTGGTGCCACTTGGCATGAAAACTATTGCTGCCGATACCGATCTTGATATATCGACGATCAGTCGGGCCGTCAATGGAAAATATGTACAGACCCGCTTTGGCGTTTTTGAGCTGAAATATTTTTTCAGCACAGGACTTTCGACCGGGGAGGGTGAAGATCTGTCAAGCAAGGTTATTCGTCAGCAAATTGCTGATATGATCAGCGGGGAGGATTCCGCAAATCCCCTGAGTGATGAGAGTATAACGGAGATGCTTATGAAATGTGGAATACATATTGCAAGAAGAACGGTTGCAAAATATCGGGAACAAATGCAGATTCCAGTTGCAAGATTAAGAAAAAAAATATTTTGA
- the aroQ gene encoding type II 3-dehydroquinate dehydratase — translation MSAMTILVLNGPNLSRLGKREPEVYGRQTLDDINRELAASFPELSFDFFQTESEGALLEKLFNCEDKGGYRGVVLNAGALTHYSIALRDAISAITIPVVEVHLSNIYAREEFRRKSVISEVCAGVISGFGANSYHLGVRALLGMTSLEPD, via the coding sequence ATGAGCGCCATGACGATACTTGTTCTCAATGGACCGAACCTCTCCCGGCTTGGAAAACGAGAGCCGGAGGTTTACGGTCGTCAGACACTCGACGATATCAATCGTGAGCTGGCTGCAAGTTTTCCGGAACTCTCTTTTGACTTCTTCCAGACGGAATCAGAGGGAGCGCTGCTTGAAAAACTCTTCAACTGTGAGGATAAGGGTGGTTACCGGGGCGTTGTGCTCAATGCCGGAGCGCTGACCCACTACTCTATCGCCCTGCGTGATGCCATCAGTGCCATAACCATCCCTGTTGTTGAGGTGCACCTCTCCAACATCTATGCCCGTGAAGAGTTTCGCCGCAAATCAGTGATTTCCGAGGTTTGTGCTGGCGTTATCAGCGGCTTCGGGGCAAACAGCTACCATCTTGGTGTCAGGGCTCTCCTCGGCATGACCTCACTTGAACCAGATTGA
- the hslU gene encoding ATP-dependent protease ATPase subunit HslU — METTTNSEGSVLALSEANRGKSSSIAASNLTPNQIVSLLDKYIIGQKDAKKSVAIALRNRLRRQHVSDDLRDEIMPNNIIMIGPTGVGKTEIARRLAKLARAPFVKVEASKFTEVGYVGRDVESMIRDLVDQSVAMVRSERSEEVREKAVLLVEERLLDILLPPVASSRNAESDDESSAEEGVTESPAADEHDKSLEVNRRSRRKMLERLRNGKLEDRQIEMDITGDAPGGMMQVFGPLGQMEEIGGIMQDLMSGLPRKRKKRRVSIAEARKILEQEEVQKLIDMDSVVKEAINKVEQSGIVFIDEIDKIATPSSGSGSKGPDVSREGVQRDLLPIVEGSNVATKHGMVKTDHVLFIASGAFHVAKPSDLIPELQGRFPIRVELKSLTEEDFYLILTQPENALIKQYSALLATEGVDLTFSDGAIREIARIAARVNESVENIGARRLHTIMTNLLEELMFNIPENFSDERVEIDETMVKEKLNHVVADRDLSQYIL, encoded by the coding sequence ATGGAAACGACTACGAACAGTGAGGGATCTGTTTTGGCATTATCTGAAGCAAACAGAGGGAAGAGCAGTTCTATTGCAGCAAGTAATCTGACGCCAAACCAGATTGTTTCGCTTCTTGACAAATATATCATCGGACAGAAAGATGCGAAAAAATCGGTAGCCATAGCCCTCCGCAACAGGCTTCGTCGTCAGCATGTGAGCGATGATCTTCGTGATGAGATCATGCCCAACAACATTATCATGATTGGCCCGACGGGTGTTGGAAAAACCGAAATTGCCCGCAGGCTTGCCAAACTCGCAAGAGCTCCCTTTGTCAAGGTAGAGGCCTCGAAATTTACTGAAGTGGGTTATGTCGGTCGTGATGTAGAGTCAATGATCCGCGACCTTGTTGATCAATCGGTAGCTATGGTGAGAAGCGAACGCTCGGAAGAGGTTCGTGAAAAGGCTGTCCTGCTTGTTGAAGAGCGTCTGCTTGATATTCTCCTTCCTCCTGTTGCCTCTTCACGCAATGCGGAGAGTGATGATGAGAGCTCGGCTGAGGAAGGAGTGACTGAGTCACCAGCCGCCGATGAGCACGACAAGTCACTTGAGGTCAATCGGCGAAGCCGCCGCAAAATGCTTGAACGTCTCCGCAACGGAAAGCTCGAAGATCGCCAGATTGAAATGGATATCACCGGTGATGCTCCTGGCGGGATGATGCAGGTTTTTGGACCCCTCGGCCAGATGGAAGAGATCGGCGGAATCATGCAGGATCTCATGAGCGGACTGCCCCGTAAACGCAAGAAAAGAAGGGTTTCGATTGCCGAAGCCCGCAAGATTCTTGAGCAGGAGGAGGTACAGAAGCTTATCGATATGGACAGTGTTGTCAAGGAGGCTATCAACAAGGTTGAACAATCCGGAATTGTCTTCATTGATGAAATCGACAAAATAGCCACCCCATCGTCAGGGTCGGGCAGTAAAGGGCCTGATGTCAGCAGGGAGGGTGTGCAGCGTGATCTTCTGCCCATTGTCGAGGGCTCCAATGTTGCGACCAAACATGGCATGGTCAAGACTGACCACGTACTCTTTATTGCCTCCGGCGCATTCCATGTTGCCAAGCCCTCCGATCTGATTCCCGAGTTGCAGGGCCGCTTTCCGATCCGGGTAGAGCTGAAAAGCCTCACGGAAGAGGACTTCTATCTCATTCTCACGCAGCCTGAGAACGCCCTTATCAAGCAGTACTCAGCTCTCCTTGCTACCGAAGGGGTTGACCTGACCTTCAGCGATGGCGCTATTCGGGAGATTGCCAGAATTGCGGCCAGAGTCAATGAGAGTGTTGAAAATATCGGAGCAAGGCGCCTGCATACGATTATGACCAATCTTCTTGAAGAGCTGATGTTCAATATCCCGGAGAATTTTTCCGATGAACGGGTGGAAATTGATGAAACCATGGTGAAGGAAAAACTCAACCATGTGGTTGCCGACAGGGATCTGAGCCAGTATATCCTCTAA
- the purB gene encoding adenylosuccinate lyase gives MIPRYSPKDIAAIWTEEAKFQRWLQLEIAAVEARMEAGLVPAEALVTIKQKAAFNVAEILEIEKETKHDVIAFLTNVANNVGPDSRYIHEGLTSSDVGDTSLAMQMRDAGKILVADIEQLVTVLAKRAVEFKYTLEMGRTHGIHAEPTTFGLKLLLWHQEMLRNLERMKKAVTTISVGKISGAVGTYQHLSPDIEAAVCRKLDLVPSSISTQILQRDRHAEFATTLAIIASSIEKFSVELRHLQRTEVREAEEFFSEGQKGSSAMPHKRNPITFERLTGLARVVRSNSLAAMENVALWHERDISHSSVERIIMPDSTTALCYMLRTFSEALDTLLVYPERMEENFNSSYGLTTSQTILLALTAKGLTREIAYKLVQRNAMKSWSTKVHLRDLLLKDEELLKQITPAEITELFSSENILKKLKSSVDIIFERNGL, from the coding sequence GTGATACCACGTTATTCACCCAAAGACATTGCTGCCATCTGGACAGAAGAGGCAAAATTCCAACGCTGGCTCCAACTTGAAATTGCCGCTGTTGAAGCTCGCATGGAGGCGGGTTTGGTACCTGCAGAGGCGCTTGTGACCATCAAACAAAAAGCAGCCTTCAATGTTGCCGAAATTCTTGAGATCGAAAAAGAGACGAAACACGATGTCATTGCCTTTCTGACCAACGTAGCCAATAATGTCGGCCCCGATTCCCGTTACATTCATGAAGGGCTCACCTCTTCGGATGTGGGCGATACCAGCCTGGCCATGCAGATGCGTGATGCCGGAAAAATTCTTGTTGCCGATATTGAGCAACTTGTGACGGTTCTTGCCAAAAGGGCTGTTGAGTTTAAATACACCCTTGAAATGGGCAGAACCCATGGCATTCATGCCGAGCCGACCACCTTCGGTCTGAAACTGCTCTTGTGGCACCAGGAGATGCTCAGAAACCTCGAACGGATGAAAAAGGCCGTAACAACCATCTCCGTCGGTAAAATTTCAGGAGCGGTGGGCACCTATCAGCACCTTTCTCCCGATATTGAAGCCGCAGTATGCCGGAAACTGGATCTCGTACCCTCCTCGATATCGACACAGATTCTCCAGCGCGACCGACACGCTGAATTTGCCACAACACTTGCTATCATCGCCTCCTCTATCGAGAAATTCTCGGTTGAACTGCGCCATCTGCAGCGTACTGAAGTGCGTGAAGCGGAAGAGTTTTTCAGCGAGGGACAGAAAGGCAGCTCCGCCATGCCCCACAAACGTAACCCGATCACCTTTGAAAGGCTTACCGGACTTGCCCGCGTAGTTCGCTCGAACTCCCTGGCTGCCATGGAAAACGTGGCACTCTGGCATGAGCGCGATATTTCCCACTCATCGGTTGAGCGCATCATCATGCCCGACTCGACCACAGCGCTCTGCTACATGCTGCGCACCTTCAGCGAAGCCCTTGATACCCTGCTTGTTTACCCTGAGAGAATGGAGGAGAATTTTAACTCTTCATATGGACTCACCACCTCGCAGACCATCCTGCTCGCTCTTACAGCAAAAGGGCTGACCCGTGAAATCGCCTATAAACTGGTACAGCGAAACGCTATGAAGAGCTGGTCGACCAAGGTGCACCTGCGCGACCTGCTTTTGAAAGATGAGGAGTTACTGAAACAGATCACTCCGGCAGAAATTACCGAACTCTTCAGCTCCGAAAACATTTTGAAAAAGCTGAAAAGCAGTGTCGATATCATCTTTGAGCGCAACGGACTTTAA
- the folD gene encoding bifunctional methylenetetrahydrofolate dehydrogenase/methenyltetrahydrofolate cyclohydrolase FolD translates to MLIIDGKKVSLDLKNELKASVDNFRSITGKVPGLTVIIVGQDPASQVYVRNKAKTCKEIGMISTVIEMADDTTEKHLIETIHKLNNDPTVHGILVQQPLPKQIDEFAVTLAIDPSKDVDGFHPENLGRLVMGHLDKCFVSCTPYGILELLGRYNIETRGKHCVVVGRSNIVGKPMANLMLQKLDATNCTVTICHSATKNIPFYTLQADILIAAIGKAGFITADMVKPGAVVIDVGINRIEDPSTKSGYRLVGDVDFEAVSTVASAMTPVPGGVGPMTIAMLLKNTLQSFQRINNL, encoded by the coding sequence ATGCTCATTATCGACGGAAAAAAGGTCTCGCTTGACCTGAAAAACGAACTGAAAGCCAGTGTTGACAACTTCCGATCCATCACAGGCAAAGTCCCGGGACTGACGGTTATCATTGTCGGCCAGGATCCGGCATCGCAGGTTTATGTACGCAATAAAGCCAAAACATGCAAAGAGATTGGCATGATTTCCACGGTGATTGAAATGGCCGATGACACCACTGAAAAACATCTGATTGAGACTATTCACAAACTGAACAACGACCCGACGGTACACGGTATTCTTGTCCAGCAACCGCTTCCGAAACAGATTGATGAATTTGCCGTCACCCTTGCCATTGATCCATCAAAAGATGTCGATGGATTTCATCCCGAAAATCTTGGTCGTCTTGTGATGGGGCATCTCGACAAATGTTTTGTCAGTTGCACCCCTTATGGCATTCTTGAACTTCTCGGACGCTATAACATTGAAACGAGGGGTAAACATTGTGTTGTTGTCGGACGCAGCAATATTGTCGGCAAACCTATGGCGAACCTGATGCTGCAGAAGCTCGATGCCACCAACTGCACCGTTACCATCTGCCACTCCGCCACGAAAAATATACCATTCTACACCCTGCAGGCCGACATCCTCATCGCGGCTATTGGCAAGGCAGGATTCATTACTGCTGATATGGTAAAACCCGGAGCCGTGGTCATTGATGTCGGCATCAACCGCATTGAGGATCCATCGACGAAAAGCGGCTACCGTCTCGTCGGGGATGTCGATTTCGAAGCTGTTTCAACCGTTGCTTCAGCCATGACCCCCGTTCCCGGAGGAGTCGGTCCCATGACCATTGCCATGCTGCTGAAAAACACGCTTCAGTCATTCCAGCGCATTAACAATCTGTAG
- a CDS encoding DoxX family membrane protein, whose product MKQNPFRTVGITLFLAGRYLFAIFFLYGFWHKLVKGWLWSDKMHNFFVERLTAPPQLNNFQALYLEQFAIPAAMPIAWIVTIGELIIGVCLVLGISVRANAAFALFLVLNFAAGGFYNLTLPPFMIFSVLMMIFPSGQWFGLDKTLHRKYPDSIWFK is encoded by the coding sequence ATGAAACAGAATCCATTCAGAACGGTCGGGATTACCCTTTTTCTTGCTGGACGTTATCTCTTTGCCATCTTTTTTCTGTATGGGTTCTGGCATAAACTGGTTAAGGGGTGGTTATGGAGCGACAAGATGCATAACTTTTTTGTAGAGCGCCTCACCGCTCCCCCGCAACTGAACAACTTTCAGGCGCTCTACCTTGAACAGTTTGCCATTCCTGCTGCCATGCCAATCGCATGGATTGTCACCATAGGGGAGCTGATCATAGGAGTGTGCCTTGTTTTGGGGATTTCCGTCCGGGCAAATGCGGCTTTTGCGCTCTTCCTGGTGCTGAACTTCGCGGCAGGAGGGTTCTACAACCTCACTCTCCCACCCTTCATGATTTTTTCGGTGCTGATGATGATTTTCCCGTCAGGCCAATGGTTTGGACTCGACAAAACACTCCACCGTAAGTACCCGGATTCAATCTGGTTCAAGTGA
- a CDS encoding DUF3109 family protein, whose product MSLVSIGDVLVDKDVLKAFFSCDLQECKGKCCVEGELGAPLSEAEAIQLRQSPEELLRMLPEKSVKYIRRHGPVELYQGRHYSRTIDNRECVFAFVRDGITFCAIENAFREGIIGFDKPLSCRLFPIRVRKKFGLDYLVYEQHSMCRSARKAGSESNEQLIDYVQLALESLYGRDWIVSLKAFVDSSTLRHG is encoded by the coding sequence ATGTCGCTGGTTTCTATAGGTGATGTTCTTGTTGACAAGGATGTTTTGAAGGCTTTTTTTTCATGCGATCTTCAGGAGTGCAAGGGCAAGTGTTGTGTAGAGGGGGAACTTGGCGCCCCGTTATCCGAGGCCGAAGCAATCCAGTTGCGCCAATCACCGGAAGAGTTGCTGCGGATGCTCCCTGAAAAAAGTGTAAAGTATATCCGAAGGCATGGTCCGGTTGAACTCTATCAGGGAAGGCACTACAGCCGCACCATTGATAATCGTGAATGCGTTTTTGCCTTTGTGCGTGACGGGATAACCTTTTGCGCCATTGAAAACGCATTTCGAGAAGGCATTATCGGCTTTGACAAACCGTTATCCTGTCGATTGTTTCCGATAAGGGTAAGAAAAAAGTTTGGTTTGGACTATCTTGTCTATGAGCAGCACTCCATGTGTCGCTCCGCCCGGAAAGCGGGTAGTGAGTCCAACGAACAACTTATTGATTATGTTCAGCTTGCTCTTGAATCATTGTATGGTAGAGACTGGATCGTGAGCCTGAAAGCATTTGTCGATTCTTCCACTCTGCGTCATGGCTGA
- the hslV gene encoding ATP-dependent protease subunit HslV produces the protein MKNNQRPVIRSTTVIGVIRDGKAALGSDGQMTLGNTVIKHSTRKIRRLYHGKLVAGFAGATADAVTLLDRFEEKLEAYNGKLDRAAVELARDWRTDKYLRRLEAMLAIVSHDKALIISGTGDVIEPEDGIVAIGSGSMYALAAARSLMKHSSLPAKEIVLESLKIAADICIYTNDHIIVEEV, from the coding sequence ATGAAGAATAACCAAAGGCCAGTGATCCGTTCAACGACGGTTATCGGTGTAATAAGGGACGGCAAGGCTGCGCTCGGAAGCGATGGACAGATGACGCTTGGAAATACGGTCATCAAACACTCGACGCGGAAAATCAGGAGACTCTATCACGGAAAGCTTGTTGCCGGTTTTGCGGGAGCGACGGCGGATGCCGTGACCTTGCTTGACCGTTTTGAAGAAAAGCTTGAGGCCTATAATGGAAAGCTTGACCGTGCGGCAGTTGAACTTGCCCGAGACTGGAGAACAGACAAGTACCTCCGGCGTCTTGAGGCCATGCTGGCAATTGTCAGTCACGACAAGGCGCTGATTATCTCCGGAACCGGGGATGTGATAGAGCCGGAAGATGGTATTGTAGCCATTGGAAGCGGCAGTATGTATGCCCTTGCTGCTGCACGCTCGCTCATGAAACACTCAAGCCTTCCAGCCAAAGAGATCGTCCTGGAAAGTTTGAAGATAGCGGCTGATATCTGTATTTATACGAACGATCATATTATTGTCGAAGAGGTCTGA